The DNA window ATGATCAGGGTCAACCCCGGGATCGAAGCGCATACCCACGAGTTCATCCAGACCGGGAAGATCGATTCCAAGTTCGGCGTGCCGCTCGATCAGCTGGACGATTTCATCAAACACGTCCGTTCCCACGCGGGTATCAAGCTGGAGGGTTTGCATGCCCATATCGGATCGCAGATCTTTGACGTTAAACCTTTCGTTGAGGAAGTGAAATTGCTCCTCCGTCTGGTCAAACAATACGGGCTGAAAGAGATCAATCTCGGCGGCGGGCTGGGGATTGCCTACCTGAAACAACATGAGCCGCCGGCGATCGATCATTTTGCCCGGGAGATCGCTCAAGTGCTTAAGGGCGAGACTGACGCTAAACTGGTTGTGGAGCCGGGGCGGTCAATAGTCGGCACGGCGGGAGTCACTCTTTATACCGTCGGCGCCGTTAAGAAAATACCCGGTATCCGGACCTACGCCATTGTTGACGGCGGGATGGCGGATAACCCGCGGCCGATCCTCTACGGTGCGAAATACGAAGCGCTGGTCGCCGGCCGGCCGGACGAAAACCCCGAAGAGACGGTGACGATCGCCGGGCGCTTTTGCGAATCGGGCGACATCCTGGTCCGCGATATCAAATTGCCGCCGCTCCAGGCCGGCGATACTTTACTCGTCACCTGCACCGGCGCCTACACTTATTCGATGGCCTCGAATTACAACCGCGTGCCGCGGCCGGCCATGGTCCTGGTGGGTAACGGCCGGGCGGCGCAAATCGTCCGGCGGGAAAGCTACGAGGACCTGGTCAGAAATGACGCCGCTTGAATTCCGCTGGCTGGATATAGTTGATATCGGGCTGGTCGCCTTCATCATCTATTATGTCCTCCTTTGGCTGCAGGGGACGCGGGCGCTGACCCTGATCCGCGGACTTATCCTTATTTCGATCGTCTACGTCTCCGGGCGGGTCCTGGGGCTATACGCCATCAACTGGCTCTTTGACCGTTTTGCCGCCATCGTCGCCCTGATGCTGATCATCCTCTTTCAGCCGGAGCTCCGCCGGATGCTGGAGCGGTTCGGCCGGGGTAAGTTCCTCGGGACTTTTGGCTTGACCCACGCGGCGCAGGGGAGCTTC is part of the Candidatus Margulisiibacteriota bacterium genome and encodes:
- the lysA gene encoding diaminopimelate decarboxylase, which encodes MKAVNLPDSAGINSQGHLEIGGCDTLALAKEFGTPLYVIDEQTVRRRCRQYLESFRAHYPNTEVCFASKALCTVGLSKLIASEGVGFDVSSGGELYTVLKAGADPKKIYFHGNNKTPQEIEEGLHAGIGRFVVDNEAELSNLAHAVKKTGLQAHVMIRVNPGIEAHTHEFIQTGKIDSKFGVPLDQLDDFIKHVRSHAGIKLEGLHAHIGSQIFDVKPFVEEVKLLLRLVKQYGLKEINLGGGLGIAYLKQHEPPAIDHFAREIAQVLKGETDAKLVVEPGRSIVGTAGVTLYTVGAVKKIPGIRTYAIVDGGMADNPRPILYGAKYEALVAGRPDENPEETVTIAGRFCESGDILVRDIKLPPLQAGDTLLVTCTGAYTYSMASNYNRVPRPAMVLVGNGRAAQIVRRESYEDLVRNDAA